From a single Nakaseomyces glabratus chromosome F, complete sequence genomic region:
- the APL3 gene encoding Apl3p (CAGL0F04389g~Ortholog(s) have AP-2 adaptor complex, cellular bud neck localization) encodes MDRKKTFVGTSNNGSSSIKGLQLFIADLRSAPHLQDQERRIQSEITKIKQNFDTQHQKQSKGQDKQGGYQRKKYIAKLAYIYITSNTSKLNDIIFGLDQTMELIQSSVYSEKFIAYMTIELLYEHKTVMDKINDALQYQILLDLRSNDENFVSLALNCVGIVGSLSKTLSNDEDIVAEVFQILRSPTSSMNLKKKSSLAFLTLLKKNNAILTNEPQRKQIWIQRILSLLDNRDNYRLTLASLPLIEYIAVHVDPAACTRLVPQLTQTLYSCLMNESSSNIDNPQLDFRFANMPNPWIITKTVSLLNMLIISSNEKSSAQNDHLLHTSTMNKEILNTLRTCISQAIQLGERSFSDPMERIVQNTILFSLINFAPKLDPSDDAITDSVTALCKLLSSSQINIRYLALDSLIKLCSVLGTSAMNAVRLQNLDMISQLLYDERDASIIRKLADLLYIFTDSSNVKKTVDDLLQYITSSKQLADPNLKSDIAVKIAVLSEKYATDSNWFVTVSLKLLSFTSLTSINDDEIWQRLCQIVVNNPALQRTACEQLLYYFKNSQTSEPLIKTGAFLFGEFIDQITDLISVADLFNIFTTKYFTVTNFTKAMILTTVMKLYRCSDSIYTGAVKIYQMELSSLDIELQSRSYEYLNILRIARMENNPNLINILFHPIPPFNSSTNPLLKRLGLLQTSDNDLTIEALTSNPSSKDSSNPFTQPTSTDTSVTENGKNMVTQEELYNSQILAASWRDGFSRMLSFKRGILFSSSLLKILYRLDYPSPEEPYQQKISLTFINESEWDMTNFSTNIIPFRTDSNPEYVVQEISLLSALDIAPRRRTEQTLDIIIRRQFNAEYSPIISIFFKCGASTNTINLKLGVGLNSTLRTTEAPKQQLTLAQFFSRWKALGDALGTEGECIITKLRLKSIKNISHSQEESILQVSLILKRMGFDIVEQSNLPNSLFFAGIIHTKTDGNYGCLIRVSCEDEEYFTLTCRATIGSGLATNIASCIKLAAFA; translated from the coding sequence ACCTCATCTGCAAGATCAGGAGAGGAGAATACAGTCAGAgattacaaaaataaaacagaaCTTCGATACCCAACATCAGAAACAGTCTAAGGGACAAGATAAACAAGGTGGctatcaaagaaagaagtaCATCGCGAAATTGGcttatatatacataacGTCAAACACATCGAAattaaatgatattatttttggaCTGGATCAAACTATGGAGTTAATACAGTCTTCTGTTTATTCTGAGAAATTTATTGCATATATGACAATTGAGCTTCTGTATGAGCATAAAACTGTTATGGACAAGATTAACGACGCATTACAATATCAGATACTTCTTGATCTTAGAAGTAATGACGAGAACTTTGTGTCTTTGGCCTTAAATTGTGTTGGTATAGTCGGCTCTTTATCCAAAACATTATCAAACgatgaagatattgtaGCAGaagtatttcaaattttgagaTCGCCAACATCATCAATGAacctgaagaagaaatcatcACTAGCATTTCTTACATTACTGAAGAAAAACAATGCTATTTTAACCAATGAGCcacaaagaaaacaaatatGGATCCAGAGAATATTAAGTCTTTTGGATAATAGGGACAATTACAGATTGACTTTGGCTTCACTTCCACTGATAGAATACATTGCGGTACACGTCGATCCCGCTGCATGTACTAGACTGGTACCTCAATTAACACAGACATTGTATAGCTGTCTAATGAATGAAAGCTCCTCAAATATTGACAATCCACAGTTAGATTTCAGATTCGCTAATATGCCAAATCCATGGATAATAACTAAAACGGTTTCGTTACTAAACATGTTAATAATATCTTCGAATGAAAAGTCATCTGCTCAGAATGATCATCTACTACATACAAGCACAATgaacaaagaaatattaaacACCTTGAGGACATGTATTTCACAAGCAATTCAGCTGGGTGAACGTTCATTTAGTGATCCAATGGAAAGAATTGTTCAAAATACCATCTTGTTCTCGTTGATTAATTTTGCTCCCAAGCTTGATCCATCTGATGACGCAATTACCGATTCCGTAACTGCATTATGCAAACTGCTTTCATCTAGTCAAATAAACATAAGGTATCTTGCCTTAGACTCTTTAATTAAACTATGTTCCGTGCTGGGAACATCAGCTATGAATGCTGTTAGGTTACAAAACTTAGATATGATCTCCCAGCTTCTTTACGATGAAAGAGATGCTTCAATTATCAGAAAGCTGGCCGACTTACTGTACATTTTCACTGATTCATCCAATGTAAAGAAAACAGTGGATGATCTACTACAATATATAACCTCGTCAAAACAATTGGCCGATCCCAACCTAAAATCTGACATTGCGGTTAAAATAGCTGTTTTGAGTGAAAAATATGCAACTGACTCAAACTGGTTTGTTACAGTTTCTCTGAAATTGCTTTCCTTCACCTCTCTAACATCAATCAACGACGATGAAATATGGCAAAGACTTTGTCAAATTGTAGTCAACAACCCTGCTCTTCAAAGAACTGCATGCGAGCAGCTGCTATATTACTTCAAAAACTCACAAACGTCAGAACCACTCATTAAAACAGGGGCTTTTCTATTTGGCGAGTTTATCGATCAAATAACTGATTTAATCTCAGTTGCTGACCTGTTTAACATTTTCACTACCAAATACTTTACTGTAACAAATTTCACAAAAGCAATGATTTTAACTACTGTAATGAAATTATACAGGTGTTCTGACTCAATATACACTGGGGCTGtcaaaatttatcaaatggAGCTCAGTTCTTTAGACATTGAATTGCAAAGTAGATCATACGAATATTTAAACATTCTAAGAATAGCAAGAATGGAGAATAACCCCAACttaattaatattctatttCATCCAATCCCACCATTTAATTCGTCAACTAACCCTCTTTTAAAGAGGCTGGGCTTACTGCAAACGTCTGATAATGACTTAACAATAGAAGCCTTAACATCAAATCCATCTTCTAAAGATTCATCTAACCCATTTACACAACCAACTTCAACTGATACTTCAGTCACTGAAAATGGTAAAAATATGGTCACACAAGAAGAATTGTATAACTCGCAAATTTTAGCAGCAAGTTGGAGAGATGGATTTTCGAGAATGCTTTCCTTTAAAAGAGGAattctattttcttcatcattgcTTAAAATTTTATACAGACTTGACTACCCATCACCAGAAGAACCttatcaacaaaaaatatcgCTGACGTTTATCAACGAATCGGAATGGGATATGACCAATTTTTCTACAAACATAATACCTTTCCGTACAGATAGTAATCCTGAATATGTTGTTCAGgaaatttctttattatctGCTTTGGACATCGCTCCTAGAAGAAGGACTGAACAAACCTtggatataataataagaaGACAATTCAATGCTGAATACAGTCCGATCATTtcgatattttttaaatgtGGTGCTAGTACAAACACTATCAACCTGAAACTAGGAGTTGGTTTGAACTCGACTCTGAGAACAACAGAAGCACCAAAACAACAATTAACTCTAGCCCAATTCTTCTCAAGATGGAAAGCTCTCGGCGATGCTTTGGGCACAGAGGGTGAATGCATCATAACCAAACTGAGGTTGAAGtcaatcaaaaatatctcaCATAGTCAAGAGGAAAGTATTCTACAAGTATCTCttatattaaaaagaaTGGGTTTTGACATTGTTGAACAGTCCAACCTTCCCAACTCTCTATTCTTTGCTGGCATAATCCATACAAAAACTGATGGAAACTACGGTTGCTTAATAAGAGTAAGTTGTGAAGATGAGGAATATTTCACTCTAACGTGCAGGGCTACCATAGGCTCCGGGTTAGCTACAAATATTGCTTCTTGCATAAAACTTGCCGCTTTTGCATAA